A portion of the Paenibacillus sp. PvR098 genome contains these proteins:
- a CDS encoding bifunctional precorrin-2 dehydrogenase/sirohydrochlorin ferrochelatase yields the protein MSKTWYPIMLDLEGKPCLIVGGGRVAERKARTLMKAGASVTVVSPQVTPQLEAWKAEGLIQTQHEVYTIGLAVLAEAWLVFAATGDAMVNAQVCAEAEALGKLVNSADDAETGGFIVPATLRRGRLTLAISTAGASPALAAKVRRQLEDVFGEEYEHYLELLHELRLTVQAIVPDTSERQELFRAMLGWELLPLLKSNSVSTVQLRSELLKRVEADPTTEGIHLIGSWLRHLQDSLNGN from the coding sequence ATGTCCAAAACATGGTACCCGATCATGCTTGATCTTGAAGGTAAGCCGTGTCTCATTGTCGGGGGCGGCAGGGTAGCAGAGCGCAAAGCGCGCACGCTTATGAAGGCGGGGGCGAGCGTGACCGTGGTTAGCCCGCAGGTAACACCGCAGCTGGAAGCTTGGAAGGCGGAGGGGCTTATACAGACGCAGCATGAGGTATATACCATCGGGCTTGCAGTGTTGGCGGAAGCGTGGCTCGTGTTTGCCGCCACCGGTGATGCGATGGTGAATGCCCAGGTATGTGCAGAGGCGGAAGCACTCGGTAAGCTCGTGAATTCAGCCGACGATGCGGAGACCGGAGGGTTTATCGTTCCGGCGACCCTGCGGCGCGGCCGGTTGACGCTGGCCATTTCGACCGCAGGGGCAAGTCCTGCGCTGGCCGCCAAGGTGCGTCGGCAGCTTGAAGATGTGTTTGGCGAGGAATACGAGCATTATTTGGAACTGCTGCACGAGCTTCGATTGACAGTTCAAGCCATCGTACCCGATACGTCAGAACGGCAAGAGCTGTTTCGGGCCATGCTGGGATGGGAGCTGCTACCCCTGCTTAAGTCAAACAGCGTATCAACCGTTCAATTGCGGTCAGAGCTGCTGAAACGCGTGGAAGCAGATCCGACAACCGAAGGCATACACCTGATCGGATCATGGCTGCGGCATCTGCAAGATTCTTTGAATGGGAATTAA
- the yihA gene encoding ribosome biogenesis GTP-binding protein YihA/YsxC: MKVNQAEFVISAVGPNQYPSDALPEIALAGRSNVGKSSLINRMINRKNLARTSSKPGKTQQLNYYRINTDLFFVDLPGYGYAQVSKTERAKWGKFIEEYLLKREYLQLVLQIIDLRHPPSKDDQAMFAWLKHNGVPTCIVSTKADKIPKGKWQKHIKIVRETLGADKSDPLVLFSSETGLGKEELWSLIEQQIGYGAIPEQEDDVNTPSESRS; this comes from the coding sequence ATGAAAGTGAATCAAGCCGAATTTGTTATAAGCGCGGTCGGTCCTAACCAATATCCTTCCGATGCCTTGCCGGAAATTGCTCTGGCAGGGCGTTCTAATGTTGGAAAATCTTCCTTAATCAACCGGATGATCAACCGCAAAAATTTGGCCCGAACCAGTTCGAAGCCCGGGAAAACACAGCAGCTTAACTATTACCGAATTAATACGGATTTATTTTTCGTTGATTTGCCGGGCTACGGATATGCGCAGGTGTCCAAGACCGAACGGGCAAAGTGGGGAAAATTCATTGAGGAGTACCTCCTAAAGCGAGAGTATTTGCAGCTGGTGCTTCAGATCATCGACCTGCGTCACCCGCCATCGAAGGATGACCAGGCTATGTTTGCCTGGCTTAAGCATAACGGGGTTCCGACGTGTATCGTTTCCACGAAGGCGGATAAAATTCCGAAGGGGAAATGGCAGAAGCATATCAAAATCGTGAGGGAGACGCTGGGTGCAGACAAGTCTGACCCGCTCGTGCTGTTCTCTTCCGAGACCGGTCTAGGTAAAGAGGAATTATGGTCCCTTATCGAACAACAAATCGGATACGGTGCAATCCCGGAGCAAGAAGATGATGTGAATACACCGAGTGAAAGCCGCAGCTAA
- the hemA gene encoding glutamyl-tRNA reductase: protein MHIVVAGLNYRTAPVSIREKFAFAERDLPLALKELKNIKSVMECVIVATCNRTELYVVVDSQNLCGHLLRGFIEKWFDVPKEQFNKHLYVLENEEAIEHLFRVTSGLDSMVIGETQILGQVKDAFLLSQQEKSTGVMFNTLFKQAITMAKRAHSETGIGDNPVSVSYAAVELGKRIFGSYERKKVLIIGAGKMSELTVKHLYANGADKVTVVNRTLSRARELADKFSGIASTMDNLMSHLEEADIVISSTGASGYVLTAEQVSSILQRRRSRPLFMIDIAVPRDLDPRLGEMPNVFLYDIDNLQSIVNSHLEERRKAAVQIEEMIGTEMADFEQWTKTLGVSPVIQALQTKAASIHEETMDSLMKKLPELDEHELKVIRKLTKSIVNQMLRDPIVRIKEMAAERHGDDALEMFTKIFALEEQLAERNRVEQAALQQGAEAAQERMKEELLSKVRAAASSTDVLAKA from the coding sequence ATGCATATCGTCGTAGCGGGTTTAAATTATCGTACGGCACCGGTATCGATCAGAGAAAAGTTTGCATTCGCCGAAAGGGATTTGCCGCTGGCGCTAAAAGAGCTCAAGAACATCAAGAGCGTGATGGAATGCGTCATCGTGGCCACCTGCAACCGGACGGAACTATACGTTGTGGTTGATAGCCAGAACTTATGCGGACATCTTTTGCGAGGATTTATTGAGAAGTGGTTCGATGTGCCAAAGGAGCAGTTCAATAAGCATCTTTACGTTCTTGAGAATGAGGAAGCCATTGAGCATTTATTCCGCGTGACTAGCGGACTGGATTCGATGGTGATCGGCGAGACGCAAATTTTGGGTCAAGTCAAGGATGCTTTTCTGCTTTCACAGCAAGAGAAGTCGACAGGGGTAATGTTTAACACGCTGTTCAAGCAGGCGATTACGATGGCCAAGCGCGCTCACTCCGAGACGGGGATTGGAGACAATCCGGTATCCGTCAGCTACGCGGCTGTGGAGCTCGGCAAGCGTATCTTCGGGAGCTATGAGCGCAAGAAGGTACTTATTATTGGCGCCGGCAAGATGAGCGAGCTTACGGTAAAGCACCTGTACGCAAACGGAGCGGACAAAGTCACTGTCGTGAACCGTACGCTGAGCCGTGCAAGGGAGCTTGCAGATAAGTTTAGCGGTATCGCGAGTACCATGGACAATCTTATGAGTCATCTCGAAGAAGCTGACATCGTCATTAGCTCTACAGGGGCTTCCGGTTATGTATTAACGGCAGAGCAGGTATCTTCTATTTTGCAGCGTCGCCGTTCAAGACCTCTGTTCATGATTGATATTGCTGTGCCTCGCGATCTTGATCCGCGTTTGGGTGAGATGCCGAATGTCTTCTTATATGACATTGACAATCTTCAATCCATAGTCAATTCGCATTTGGAAGAACGCCGGAAAGCCGCGGTACAGATCGAAGAGATGATAGGCACAGAAATGGCTGATTTCGAGCAGTGGACGAAGACTTTGGGCGTTAGCCCGGTTATTCAGGCGCTGCAAACGAAAGCGGCATCCATTCATGAGGAAACGATGGACAGCTTAATGAAGAAGCTGCCCGAACTGGACGAACATGAGTTGAAAGTGATTCGCAAACTAACTAAAAGCATTGTCAATCAAATGCTGCGAGATCCCATTGTCCGCATCAAAGAAATGGCAGCCGAGCGTCACGGGGATGATGCGCTCGAAATGTTCACGAAAATTTTTGCTTTGGAAGAGCAATTGGCCGAGCGAAATCGGGTGGAGCAAGCGGCGCTGCAGCAGGGAGCGGAAGCTGCGCAGGAGCGGATGAAGGAAGAACTTCTTTCTAAAGTGAGGGCAGCCGCCTCGTCTACTGATGTTCTGGCCAAAGCCTGA
- a CDS encoding non-ribosomal peptide synthetase module, translating to MANRLATEYVKTCLQLTEAEMTKFIQMFVEQGASLQVKVLENGNQEVVLPDDAGEEIVLSFERQMNLYVCQGTCRIRNKNLVNLMRKAVSVFKGDAIVHRIYTAYTMIYTYKQGAVVKIVEKTENDEKVIFEFKDTIGQLEQLFHKNEVEQEIKQLKAQVNHLLDLRNEMAEASVREQIDARLRRLTHRLFVLEA from the coding sequence ATGGCAAATAGGTTAGCGACCGAATACGTCAAAACCTGCCTACAGTTAACGGAAGCCGAGATGACCAAATTCATTCAGATGTTTGTAGAGCAAGGGGCTTCTTTGCAAGTCAAAGTGCTTGAAAACGGAAATCAAGAGGTTGTACTGCCGGACGACGCCGGTGAAGAAATTGTCCTGTCGTTTGAGCGGCAGATGAATTTGTATGTATGCCAAGGAACTTGCCGGATCAGAAATAAAAATCTGGTTAATTTAATGCGGAAGGCGGTCTCTGTCTTTAAAGGAGATGCCATTGTTCACCGGATTTATACTGCTTACACGATGATATACACTTATAAGCAAGGCGCAGTCGTTAAGATTGTAGAGAAAACGGAGAATGACGAGAAAGTCATTTTTGAATTTAAGGATACCATTGGCCAACTCGAGCAGCTGTTCCATAAGAATGAGGTGGAACAAGAGATCAAGCAGCTAAAAGCGCAAGTGAACCATCTGCTTGACCTTCGTAATGAAATGGCGGAGGCTTCCGTTCGTGAGCAAATTGACGCTCGACTCCGTAGGCTGACTCATCGTTTATTTGTACTTGAGGCATAA
- the speD gene encoding adenosylmethionine decarboxylase, with the protein MEYSTFGRHVAVDTWGVNFDLLNNAEWLQVQMVEAAEVCGATVLSVQSKQFEPQGATVLVLLSESHLSIHTYPEKGFAALDCYTCGETVDPQLAIEHMLSVLKPEVTHAKKLVRGMGELQVETPVLKQAHLVK; encoded by the coding sequence ATGGAATACTCAACTTTCGGAAGACACGTAGCTGTAGACACTTGGGGAGTTAACTTTGATCTTCTCAACAATGCTGAATGGTTACAAGTACAAATGGTAGAAGCTGCTGAGGTTTGTGGGGCAACCGTATTGTCGGTCCAGTCCAAACAATTTGAACCACAAGGCGCAACGGTTCTTGTATTGCTGTCAGAAAGTCATCTCTCCATTCATACGTATCCTGAGAAAGGGTTCGCGGCGCTCGATTGCTATACCTGTGGTGAAACAGTCGATCCTCAGTTGGCGATTGAACATATGCTTTCCGTTCTGAAGCCAGAGGTTACACACGCTAAGAAACTGGTTCGTGGTATGGGTGAATTGCAAGTCGAAACACCGGTATTGAAGCAAGCTCATTTAGTAAAATAA
- the ccsA gene encoding cytochrome c biogenesis protein CcsA, giving the protein MLKQTWFYDAIIYIYALSLLFYFSDFVGSNRSAKRMGTGLLSFVWVLQTAYLVYSLLKHSNLSTFSMFETLFIFSWLLVTVSIIINRFFRIELFVFLVNVFGFAVLAANFFSRPGISPTLSHWNITDELLFIHITLAVGGYAAFVISAVFSGMYLFLHRKLKEKQWSQQMQRLPSLEKTDHYALVAAVIGAPLLLLSISLGIVWIALEGDFMLFFDSKVVNSWFVLLAYIFYLIQRLLLKAPGNRLALWNLAAFGITLLNFLLANYYSGFHQWS; this is encoded by the coding sequence ATGCTCAAGCAAACCTGGTTTTATGATGCCATTATTTATATTTATGCCCTGAGCCTCCTGTTTTACTTCTCGGACTTTGTTGGTTCGAACCGAAGTGCGAAACGGATGGGAACAGGGTTGCTTTCTTTTGTATGGGTATTGCAAACCGCATATTTGGTTTATAGTTTGCTGAAGCACAGCAATCTATCGACCTTTTCGATGTTCGAAACGCTTTTTATATTTTCCTGGCTGCTTGTTACTGTATCTATCATCATCAATCGTTTTTTTCGGATTGAGCTGTTTGTCTTCTTGGTTAATGTGTTTGGCTTTGCCGTGCTGGCGGCCAATTTTTTCAGTAGGCCAGGGATATCTCCTACATTGTCGCATTGGAATATTACTGATGAACTTTTATTCATTCATATTACGCTGGCAGTGGGAGGTTATGCCGCCTTCGTCATCTCGGCCGTGTTCTCCGGCATGTATTTGTTTTTGCACCGCAAGCTGAAGGAAAAGCAGTGGTCCCAACAAATGCAGCGCCTGCCGAGCTTGGAGAAAACGGATCACTATGCGCTCGTTGCCGCAGTAATTGGCGCACCGCTGCTTCTGCTGAGTATATCACTTGGGATCGTGTGGATTGCGCTGGAAGGTGACTTCATGCTTTTCTTCGATTCCAAGGTAGTGAATTCATGGTTTGTTCTTTTGGCTTATATTTTTTATTTAATTCAACGGCTGCTGTTGAAAGCACCGGGCAACCGGCTGGCGCTTTGGAATTTGGCGGCATTCGGGATTACCTTGCTCAATTTCTTGCTGGCTAACTACTACTCCGGCTTTCACCAGTGGTCATAA